The stretch of DNA GAAAGGAGAGTAATGGATGTCGCGGACCTCACTGGCGTACCCGAGTGGTTCCCGGGCCACTTACAGGACGCCGGAATCGAATCGCTCTACCCGCCACAGGGCGAGGCAGTCGAAGCCGGTATCACGGACGGCCAAAGCATCGTCGCAAGCGTGCCAACGGCGAGCGGCAAGACGCTCATCGCCCAACTCGGCATGCTCGCGAGCGTCGAACGCGGCGGGAAAGCACTCTATATTGTTCCCCTGCGCGCGCTCGCAAGCGAGAAAAAAGCCGAGTTTGAGCAGTTCGAACAGTACGGCCTGACGGTCGGTGTCTCGACGGGCAACTACGAATCCGACGGCGAGTGGCTTGGGAAGTGCGACATCATCGTCGCCACGAGCGAGAAAGTCGACTCGCTCGTCCGCAATGGCGCACCGTGGATAGACGACCTGAGCTGTGCGGTCGCAGACGAAGTTCATCTCGTCGACGACCGCAGCCGCGGCCCGACGCTCGAAGTCACCCTCGCTAAACTCCGCCAGCGAAATCTCGGCCTGCAGACGGTGGCGCTCTCTGCGACCGTTGGCAACCCCGAAGACATCGCCGAGTGGCTGGACGCGACGCTCATCGACTCAGATTGGCGACCCATCGAGTTACAGAAGGGCGTCCACTACGGACAGGCACTCCACTTAGAAGACGGCACCCAGCGGTCGCTCCCGGTGAAAAACGGCGAAAAGCCGACCGCCGCCATCGTCAAAGATACGCTCGCAGACGAGGGGTCGACGCTCGTGTTCGTCAACTCGCGACGGAATGCGGAGGCGGCGGCACGACGACTCGCGGGTGCGGTCGAGGACTTCCTCAGCGCAGAGGAACGCCGAAAGCTCGCGGTCCTCGCCAAAGAGATTCGTGACATCTCCGACACCGAAACGAGCGACAACCTCGCGGACGCGGTGAAAAAGGGCGCGGCGTTCCACCACGCCGGGCTGACGACCGAACACCGAACGGCCGTCGAAGACGCCTTCCGCGACCGCCTCATCAAGGTCGTCTCCGCGACGCCGACGCTCGCTGCGGGTGTCAACACACCGAGTCGCCGCGTTATCGTGCGCGACTGGCGGCGCTACGACGGCACGCTCGGCGGAATGAAGCCGCTCTCAGTGCTCGAAGTCCACCAGATGTGTGGGCGCGCGGGCAGGCCGGGACTCGACCCCCACGGCGAGGCCGTGTTGCTCGCAAACTCCCACGACGAACTCGACGAACTGTTCGACCGCTACATCTGGACTGGCCCAGAAAACGTGCGCTCGAAGTTGGCCGCAGAGCCCGCGATGCGCACCCACATCCTTGCGACCGTCGCCTCCGGATTTGCAGACTCCAGACAGGGACTGCTCGACTTCTTAGACCAGACGCTCTATGCGACCCAGACGACAGAACAGGGGCGCATCGAACAGGTGCTCGACAACGTCCTCGACTACCTCGAAGTGAACGGCTTCTTAGAACGCGAGGGCGACGACATGTTCGCCACGAGCATCGGCCACACCGTCTCACGGCTGTATCTCGACCCGATGAGCGCCGCAGAAATCATCGACGGACTGCGGGCCACAGACGAGCGCCCGACCGCCTTCGGGCTGTACCACCTCGTGAGCCGGACGCCGAACATGTACCAACTCTACTTGCGGTCTGGCGACCGCGAGCAGTACACAGAAGAGTGCTACAAACGCGAACGTGAGTACCTTGGGCGAGTCCCAAGTGAGTTCGACGCCGGGCCGTTCGAAGACTGGCTTGCGGCCCACAAGACGGCCCGCATGATGGAAGACTGGGCGAGCGAGGAGGACGAAGACCGCATCACCGACCGCTACGGCATCGGGCCGGGCGACATTCGTGGGAAGGTCGAAACCGCAGACTGGTTGCTCGGCGCGGCAGAACGGCTTGCGGGCGAACTCGACTTACAGTGGGCACCCGCCATCCGCGAGGCCAGAAAGCGCGTCCAGTACGGCGTGGGCGAAGAACTCCTCGACCTCGCAGGCGTGCGCGGCGTGGGGAGAAAGCGCGCCCGACGGCTCTACGAGGCCGGAATTACGACGCGCGCTGAGTTGCGAAACGCCGACAAAGCCGTGGTGCTCGGCGCGCTTCGGGGGCGGCGCAAAACCGCAGAGAACATCCTCGAAAACGCGGGTCGACAGGACGCGTCGATGAGCGGTGTCGACCCGGACGCCGAAGCGAAAGCCCGCGTGACCCGCGCCACGGGCGGGGAGGAACCCACCGACACCGAAGAAGACCAGGCGACGTTCGGTGATTTCTGATGCGGGTTGTCGAAGGAACCGCGACCATCGACGACATCACCGAGTTCGTCACCAGCCTCCAAGCCATCGGCGCAGAGACGGGGTGTACGATTCAGGCGTTCGACGCGCGCTACGTCGTGAGCGAGGCGCACCTCCGGCGGGCGGTCGAACTCGCAGACCGTGCGTTTGCGCGCGGCGAGAACGTCGCGGACGACCGTGCGGTCGAAATCTTACTCTACGTCGCTGCGCGCCGCCAGATAAATCAGGCGCTCGAAGTCGGCGCGAACGAAGGCGAGTGCGACCTCGTCGTACTCGTGGTCGAAGACGGAGCCGGCGACGAAGCGGCCGCAGCAAGGGAGGTTGAAACCCTGCTCACCGAAAGCGCAACGCTCGGGCGCTACGACGAAGCGCTCGTCTGCGACCTGTTCGATATTGGGGACACAGAGCGCGCTGCCTCGGGAGCACCGCTCGAAGCGCTCGTCCTCGAACGCGTTGCGCTGCTCGACGTGTCGAAGTAGGCGAAAGCGGCTTTTTACTGTCACACCGCATAGATGAGCGTATGCCGTCGCTTCACGATCCGGTAGCACTCGGCGGCGTCACGCTCCCGAATCGGCTGTATCGCGCACCACTGCTCGAATGTGCGGGCAACGGTCCGGATGCGCCAGCGATACTGCGCCGAAAGCTCGAACCAGCCGCCGCGTCGGGCGTGGGACTCATTTTCCAGGGCGCGACTATCGTCCGCGGCGAGGGTGGATGTGCCGCCCCGGGGATGACGCGCGTCCACGACCCGGCGTTCGTCTCGGAACTCACGGAAGTCACCGACGCGATTCACGACCACGGGTCGCACATTTTCATCCAACTCGAACACGGCGGACTCAGGAGTATGGAGACATGGCACGCGGGCTATCGTTTAGAACATCCGAATCTTACGCAGTTGGCGGTGTCGAGACCGCCGCGGTTCCTCCGCGCGCTCGACCGGTTGGGTGTGTTTTCGTATACGCCTCACATCCTTTCGACCGACGAGGTGTACGACTTGGCCGCGGATTTCGGACGGGCGGCGGGCCACGCCGTCGATGCGGGCTACGACGGCATCCACCTCGCCGGGGCGAACATGGGCATCATCCAGCAGTTCCTCTCGCCGTACTACAACCGGCGAACCGACGAGTTCGCGGACGGCTTTCGCTTCCTCGAAGCAGTATACGACGAGATTCGCACGCACGCGGGGGACGTACCGCTCGTCACGAAGATTCCGGCGGAGACGGCCGCCCCGTGGTTTGTTCGGCGGAAGCTGTCGGTCGAAGACGGCATTGAATTGGCCAAACGCGCGGCAAACCTCGGCTTCGATGCGCTCGTACCGGTCGAGGTTTCGACGTTCTGGGACATGAGCATCGTTCGGGGGCGGTTCCCGGCGCGGGCGTGGCACCTCGAACAGCTCGAATCGGGCTACGAGGAAGCGTTTGGCGGGCGCGTGCGGGCGCGCTCGGTGGAGATGGGCAATCGACTGCAAGCCCGGCGGTTTTCGGACGCGGAAGGCTGGAACGAGTCGTTCTGTCGGACGGTTCGCGCAGCGGTCGATGTGCCCGTACTCATGGAAGGGGGCGTGCGGACGCGCCCACAAATCGACCGACTGCTGTTGTCTGGCGCGTGCGACATGGCCGGGATGGCGCGGCCGTTTTACGCAGAGCCGCGGCTTGCGGCGCGATTGCTTGCCGATGCGGAAAGCGCGGTGGTGTGTGCGAGTTGCAACAACTGTACGATTCCCCAAGTGACGGGTGCAGACGGGGTGTGTCGGACGCCGAGCGTTCTCAGGCGGCGCGGCGAGTTCGAGCGCGCGGGCGCGTACGACCCCAAGTAGCCGCTTTCCAAAGTCTCATACGTCGTCCTTTCGGAGCATTTTCAAGATGAGTTCTTCCGAACCGACATCACAGCGCGTCTCGCTTCCAGTCGAAGATGAGCGCGTTTCTGTGCGGTATTTCGAAGCCGGTGAGGGGCCGCCAGTCGTGTTGCTCCACGGCATCGGCCTCGACGCTGCCACCGTTTCGTGGCGACACACGATTCCAGCGTTGGCAGAGACCCACCGCGTCTACGCGCTCGACTTCCCCGGTCACGGCGAGAGTGAGAAGCCACGACGGTGCTACACGACTGCGTACTACCGCGAGGTGCTGTCGGCGTTTTTAGACGAACTCGACATCGACGCGCCAACGCTCGTCGGCATCTCTATGGGTGGGGCGGTGGCGCTTGGACACGCGCTCGAAGAAGCGGTCGAGAAACTCGTGCTCGTGGACAGCCACGGGCTTGGCCGGGACGCCCCGTGGCGACTTCCGGCGTCGATGGCGCTCTGGACGCCCGGCTTTGGCCCGCTGTGGTGGGCTGGCACGACGAGCACGCACCTGTCGGTCAGAGAGAGCCTGCGCGGGTTTACCACCAATCGAAGCAGCGAGTTCGTAAACGACGTGTTCGACGCGGCAAGCGACCCGGCCGTTGGCGAGACGCTGTCGAGTTGGCAGCGCAGTGAGTTCCTGTTCAATGGGTTTCTCACGAACTACGTAGACGAGTTGGCCGAGGTTGACGTACCGACGCTGGTGGTCCACGGCGAAGACGACCCGCTGTTTCCGGTGCGCTGGTCGGTGCGTGCGGCGGAGGAGATTCAGGAGAGCACGCTCTCCGTGTTCGAAGACTGCGGTCATTGGCCGCCGCGAGAGCGGCCAGCCGCGTTCAATGAAGTGATTCGGGCGTTTCTAACGCCCGAGACAGAAGTCGTACAGGCTTAGGCGTCAGGGCGCTTATCGAGGAGGACAACGGCTTCGCCGTCGACGATGGTGTCGTCGCCATCGGTGACGATGGTCGAGAGTCGGTAGCGGTAGTCCCCGAGGTCTTCGACGATTTCTACTTCCGCAGTGATGCGGTCACCGATTCGGACGGGGTTACGGAACTCCACGTCCTGTGAGAGGTAGATGACGAGCCCCGGGAGCCGGGCGAGGGCAGCGCTGATGAGGCCTGCGGCGAGCGTCCCGTGGACGATGCGGCCTTTGAAGCGGGTTTTCTCTGCGTAGGGTTCGTCGAGGTGGAGGCGGTTCGTGTCACCGCTCGCGCGGGCGAACTCGATGACATCGTTCTCCGAGATGGTTTTCGTGAAACGAACTTTGTCACCAATGTCGAGGGCGTCGCGGTGGTCTGCGGTGACTTCGACGTCCCAGCCCTCGAGGTCGACCCCGGCAAGGGCGTGTACGTCTTCAGTCTCCGGAACGGTTGTCGTGCCGTTGGTCGGCACGGTTGGAACCCCAAAGGCGGCAAGGGTGGCCCGGTTTGCCTCTATCGCGCTGTTGAACAGTCGAGTAGATGTTTTCATCCACGTTTCAGCCAAAGACTGATGCCGCGGTTCAGAACTCATTGATACTTGCGATTCGTTCTCACACATCATAAAGTATTGTGTTGAGATACACAACAGAGCCCACCCGAAACCATTGAATGGTATTGGATGGTATCGAAGGGAATCTTTATCCCCTTGGAGGGAGTAGGTGGTGATGAGCAATGACCGAGAATGACGAGATGATGTGGACGCCGGCGCAGTTCGCCCGGCAGTTCCAGCAGGCGAGCCAGCAGGCGCTCGACCAACAGCAAGACTACGTACAGTCGATGTTGGGGGCGAGCACGGGGTCGGGGCTTTCCGGTCTCTCGCAACTTGGCGCGATGAGCATGGGCATGGCGACGTTCAAGACCCGTGTCCAGAGCGGGGGGCGCATTAGCATCCCCGACGCCGAGCGCGAAGCGCTCGATATCCAAGAAGGAGACATCGTTCAAACCGTCGTCATTCCGGTCAAACGCAACAGAGAGGACTAATCATGAGTCAATACACCACGCCCGTTTCGGCAGCATTCGAGATGCAGCGCACGATGATCAACCAGAGCCAGCGCATGGCAGAGCAGTCTGTCGCCTTCCAGAAGAGCATGGGTAAGCTCTTCCTCAACGGCTTAGAGAGCCAGAAGTCCGCCCAGCAGTCGGGCGTTGCCTTCACGAAGGCCGCACTCCACAGCTACTTCGACGCCATCGAGGCGACGATTCCTGGCTCCCGCGGCAACGTAGAGCAGGTCCGCGACATCGTTGACGAGCAGTTCGAAACGCTCTCCGAAGGGCACTCCGAACTCTACGAGGGCGTCGAACAGGAGTTCGAACGCAGCCTCGAAAACTACGACGAGCTCTCGGAAGAGTACCTGAACGCGCTCAAAGAGCAGACGACGCTCGTGCTCGAGAACGCAGAGGACATGGAAGCCCAGACGGTCGAAGCCGTCGAGCGCTTCGAGTCCCAGGCAGAGGAGTTCCAGGAGCAGGCCCGCGAGCAGCTCGACGCCTAAACCGACGAATCATTTTTCACCGCGGTCACCCGATTATTTACCATGAGTAACATGAGCCAAAACGACATGCAAGCACAGTGGAGTCAGTTCGTAGAACAGTGGAACGAGAGCGTCGCGCGCTCGTTCGAACAGAACATGGAAGCGCAGTCTGCGTTTATGGACGCCTGGGCTGACGCCTTCGAAGGCTCCGTGCCTGACGAAGAGCAGTTGAACCAGGGGATGAAAGGCTACACCCGGGCCTACGAGGTCTGGATGGACGCCGCAGAGCGCATGATGACGCGCGCAGGCGACGTGGCCGAAGGCGAAGACGTTGACATGACCGAGTTCCGCGACATCTGGCTCCAGAGCGCCAACAAGGCGTTCAAAGAAGTCATGAGCACCTCGGCGTTCGCCGCCGGCACCGGCCAGTTCGTCGAGACGATGATGGAAGCGCGAAAGCAGGCAGACGCCGCGAGCGAAGAAGCCCTCCAAGAATGGGGCTTTGCCACCCGCAGTGACGTGATGGAAGTCGGCGAGCGACTCGTCGAACTCGAACGCCGCCAGCAGCGTGTCGAAGAGAAGTTAGACCAGCTCCTAGAGGAGAACTGAGATGTCCTATACGAACCCGCTCGCAGCGACACTCGACCTCCAGCGGCGCGCCTTCGAAGCCGCGACCCAAGGCTTCGAGAAGGGCGAAATCGCTCCCGAACAGCTAGAGCGAATGCTCGAAGTTGACGTGGGCGAGACGCCGAGCGAGGTCGTTTACACGGAGAACAAACTCGAATTGCTCCACTACGAGTCGCGAACCGACGAGCAGCACAAGGTTCCGATTCTCATCGTGTACGCGCTCATCAACCGGCCGTACATCTTAGACCTCCAGCCAGACCGCAGCGTGGTTCGCCACCTGCTCGATGCAGGCCACGACGTCTACCTCATCGACTGGAACGAGCCATCCCGAATGGACGCCCACCTGACGCTCGACGACTACGTCAACCGCTACATCGAAAACTGCGTTGACGTGGTGCGCGAGCGTTCGGGCCAGGAGTCCATCAACATCCTCGGCTACTGCATGGGCGGCACCATGAGCGCGATGTACGCCGCACTCCACCCCGAGAAGGTACGCAACCTCGGGCTGATGGCCGCGGGGCTGTGTTTCCGCGACACCGGCGGCGTTCTCGAAATGTGGGGCGACGAGAAGTACTACTCGCCGTCTGACGTGACCGACACGTTTGGCAACATGCCAAGCGACATGCTCGACATCGGCTTTGCGCTGATGGACCCCGTTGACAACTACGTCAACAAGTACGTCCGGCTGTTCGACAATCTCGAAAACGAAGACTTCATCGAGAACTTCGGCCGGATGGAGCAGTGGCTTTCTGACGGCATCGACGTTGCCGGAAAGACCTACGTCCAGTTCTTAGAGGACATCTACCAGCAGAACAAGCTCTACAAAAACGAGCTCGAGCTGAACGGCAAGCGCGTCGACCTCACGAACATCGACATGCCCGTCCTCCAAATCATGGGCGAGTACGACCACCTCATCCCACCGGAGTCCTCGAAGCCGTTCAACGACGTCATCGCAAGCGACGACACGGAAACCTTCGAGTTCCCGACGGGCCACATCGGCCTCTCGGTCTCGGGCAGCTCCCACCGCGACCTCTGGCCGCGCGTGAGCGAGTGGTACCTCGAACGCTCGCAGGTCGAAGAAGAAGCCGACGAACCGGAAGCAGCCGAGCCGGACGCTGACGAACCTGTGGCTGAAGAATCGGACGCCGATGCAGAAGCAGAATCGGCAGCCGAATCGATGGACGAAGACGAAGCGGCGACCATCGAAATCGAAGACACGGGAGACGCAGACACCCAGCAGTCGAGTCTCGTCTCGGACGACGAGGCAGCGGCGGACGTCGAAACCGTAGACGGCATCGGCCCAACCTACGCAGACCGCCTGCGCGAGGCCGGCATCAAGACCGTCACCGACCTCGCCGTCGCAGACGTAGAGACGCTCGCGGAGATTGCAGAGGTCTCACAGTCCCGGGCACAGGCCTGGAAAGACCAACTCTAAGCAATCCATTTCTTTTCTGCCCCCGAAGTGTGAGCTATGCTCACAACCCAAACCTGCCTGGTGACCGGAAGCTCTCGGGGCATCGGTCGCGGGATTGCACTCGATTTGGCGAGCCACGGCGCAACGGTGGTGGTGAACTACCGGTCGGGTGAAGCCGAGGCCGCGACCGTGGTCGAAGAAATAGAAGCGAACGGCGGAACCGCCATCTCGATGCAGTGTGACGTTTCAGACTACGACGAGGTCGCCGCGATGTGCGAGCGCGTCCACGACCGCGTTGGCCCCATCGACGTGCTCGTGAACAACGCGGGCATCACCATCGACAAGACGTTCACCAACATGACGCGCGAAGACTGGGACCGCGTCATGGACGTGAACTTAGGCGGGGTGTTCAACAGCACGAACTGCTTTTTCGACGACCTCCTCGACGCAGAACACGGCCGGCTCATCAACATCTCGAGCGTCGTTGGCCAGCAGGGGAACTACGGCCAAGCGAACTACGCGACCACGAAAAGCGGGCTGTTCGGATTCACCCGGACGATTGCCCTCGAAATGGCGCGGTCTGGCTCGACGGCCAACTGCGTCGCGCCCGGCTTCGTCAAGACCGACATGCTCGACATCGTCCCGTCGGAGGTGCAAGAGAAAATCCTCGGGCGCATCCCCTTGGGTCGGTTCGCCAGCGTCGAGGACATCACGGGCATGGTGAGCTACGTGGCTAGCCCGAAATCTGCGTACATGACCGGACAGGTGCTCTCGGTCAACGGCGGCATGGACTGGTAGCGTGACTCGCGCGAGAACTTTTTTGTGTCTGGTTGCTTTCACTGAGCCATGCGAGTGAGTGTCATCGGTGGGAGCACGGTCGATGAGCCGACCTACGAGACGGCGGTTGAAGTCGGCAGAGAACTCGGGCGACGCGGCCATACGGTCATCTGTGGCGGGCTTGGTGGCGTGATGGAAGCGGTCTGTCGCGGCGCGCGCGAGGAGGGCGGACACACGATTGGTATTCTCTCGGGGACAGACCCGGCTGCGGCGAACGACTACGTCGACACGGCGCTCGCGACGGGCTTGGGAAACGCGCGAAATGTCCTCGTCGTGATGAACGGGACGGGCGTCATTGCAATCGACGGTCATTACGGAACGCTGTCAGAAATCGCGCACGCCCTTGATTTCGGAAAGCCCGTCTGTGGACTCAACACGCACGATATCGACGGAATTGAAACAGTAAATTCACCAATCCAGGCCGTTGCGTACCTCGAAGAGATTGTCTTGTGACGCAATGTCGAGAGAAAAAGGTAATGTATCTGTCCATCACAGAGTAACAAAAGAGATGACTGTTCGGATTGGAAATGTGACAGAGGTGTGCAATGAGTGGCAGTGAAAATGCCACTAGTGACGCAGATTTCCACGACGCCGTTGAGTCACTCGAGCAGTTGGGGCTCACGACCTACGAGGCAAAGGTGTTCATCACCCTCCAGCGGCTGCGGACGGGAACCGCCCGCGAGGTGAACGACGCGACGAGCGTGCCGCGCTCGCAGGTGTACGCCACCGCAGAGAGCCTCGAATCGCAGGGGCTCATCGAGATTCAACAATCGAATCCGATTACGTACAAGCCCGTGGACATCACGGAGGCCCGCGAACTGCTCACAGAACGCTTCGAGCGCGAGCAAAATCGCGCGTTCAGCTACGTCGAACAGGCGATTTCAGAGGGGACGGGCATCGAAGAGCGCGAAGACATCTGGACGATAAGTGGGGCGGCCCGCATCAACAATCGCGCGGTGAGCCTCATCGAGACGGCGAACGACCGCCTCATTCTCGGCACCGGCGACACCCGACACTTCCCGCCGGAGGTGTGCGAGGCGCTCGCGTCGGCCGACGCGCGCGGAGTTTCAGTGAGCGTTCTCAGCGACGACGGCGGCGTCAACGAGATTGCACGCGACCTCGGCGTGGCCACCGAGCCAGCGCGTGGCTATCGCCCGAGCGACGACCAGACCGGCCGTATCTTGCTCGGTGACGACGACATCATCTTACTCTCGGTTTCGACCTATCGCTCGGGCGAGGAAGCGGGACTCTGGAGTGCGAACACCGAGTTTGCGACCATCCTCATGCAGGTCGTCGAAGCCGGGCTGTACGAAGGCTTCTGACGCGTTCGGTCGCCAAAAAATCCGCCATCGGCAACTACTTTGCACCGGAAGCGAGTGACTGTGTATCAATGGCATACGAGACACTTCTCGTGGAGCGCGATGCTGGTCGTGTCACGGTAACGCTAAATCGCCCGGAGAAACTGAACGCGATGACCGGCGAGATGTTCGTCGAACTGCGCGCGCTGTTTCGGGAGTTAGCAGACGAGGACGTAGACGTGGTGACGATTCGCGGCGCGGGCGACCATTTCTCTGCGGGCGTGGACATGTCCGGTGTCCCTGAGTGGGCAGAGCAGAAGCCAATCGACGTTCGCGACAACCTCGAAGTCGTCCACGACGCGCTCAGAACCCTTGAGGCGCTCGACGCGCCCATCGTCGCCGCCATCGACGGCTACGCGCTCGGCGGCGGCCTCGAACTCACGCTTGCGTGTGATATTCGCGTGGCGAGCCACCGGGCGCAGTTCGGCCTCCCTGAAGCGAACGTCGGTCTCGCCATGGACTTAGGCGGGTCACAGAAGCTCCCCGGCATGATTGGCGAGGGGATGACCAAGTGGCTCATCATGACGGGCAAGAATATCGACGCAGACCGAGCCTACGACGTAGGCCTCGTCGAACAGGTCGCAGACGCAGGCGAGTTCGATGCGATGGTTGCAGACTTAGAGGACACGCTCGCAGAGAAACCGACCTACGTGCTCGGCATCGCAAAGCGTCAGGTGCACTCGGTGCGCCCGCTCAATCTCGATGAATCGATGAACCAGGCGCTTCATCACGCGCTCACGGCGTATCAAGAAGATGAGACCCAAAAGCTCGTTACGGACTTTTTAGACCGTTAGGCGTCTCGGCCAATCATTCCGAGGGCTTTCATCGACAGCACCTTTTCGTCGTTTTGATTGTACGTCGAGAGTTCGTAGGTGACGTTCCCGCGCGTCGGGTCGTTTTCTGCGGGCGAGGTTTCGAGCACTTCGATACGCACAGAGAGGGTGTCGCCCGGCCTGACTGGTTGGAGCCAGCGCAGTTCATCGACACCGGCCGCACCGAGGCTCGCGGTTTTGTTCATGAAATTATCGACGAGCAGGCGCATCGTCACCGAGCAGGTCTGCCACCCGCTTGCGATGAGGCCGCCGAACATCGTGTCCGCGGCTGCTTCGGCACTGACGTGGAATGGCTGGGGGTCGTACTCCTCGGCAAACTCAATGATTTCGGCTTCGGTGAGCGTGTGACTGCCGAATTCGAAGGTCTGCCCCGGTTCGAACTCCTCGAAGGAGGCGGGAATCATGTAGCAGTCGCTTCTCGCCTTGCGCACCTAAACATGTGGGATGTGGTAACTCACTACCCCTTTGTTTCCACTGGAACTGTGGCCGTTTCAGCCGATGAACGGTCGAAAAATAGCCAGAACGGCCAGCTACGAGGGGTTGCAGTCGAAATGAAGGGGTTCGAGAACGCGTACCACGTTAGATGGGTTCGCGCAGGTGGTCTGCGAAGCCGGTCGAGTCGCGGACGTTGCGAAGAATGATTTCGAGGTGTCCACTCCCGCCGGCGGCGATTTGGACGTTTCCGAGTCCGACGACGGTTTCGAGCAGCGACCGGTTCTCTTGGATCCCCCTGACCTTAGAAAGCGGGAGTTCCTTGCGGACGAGCGAGATGAATCGGTACTCGCTGATGACTCGCTCGTTGGTCAGGTAGTAGGTCGTAAGCGAGTTCGCCCAGTAGGTGAACAGCCCCTGTGAGAACAACACCAGCCCGAGGATGAGCGCCACGAGCGGGTAGACGAGCGGCTCTTGGGTGAAGTAGGTGAGATACGTCGCAACCGAGAGAAAGACGAAGCCACCGGTGAGCCGGACGGTCGCGACGCGCTGAGTCGGATGGCGTCGGTCGATGATGTACTCGTTGGCGCTGAGTTGCACCGCCGCTGGGGCCGTCCGCTGGACGTACGCGCCGATGGCGACGATGACGAGGCCAAACACCACCAGTGCCCAGCCAAGCAGCTGCGGGTAGACGAGGCTGGTCATACCGAGCAGAATCCGCCCACCACCGATGAGAAACGGCAGGGAGATGAGCACACTCCAGAGGAGCGGTGCGCCGCGGGCCATCAGCGCCCTCTCGTGGGTTCGACCAGCACGCCGATGATGGAGACGACCAGCCCGATGATGGCGAGCGTTTCGGGGTCGGTCAGTCCGCGGTCGCCGCTACTCAGGAAGCCCCGGTCTTCTGCGAGGTCGTTCGACGACCGGCTTGCGGTTGCCTCCGCCCCGAACGATTCGGTGGTCACGGCCTCATTCGTGGGCTGGGGCGTGTTCTGGCTCTCGGTCACGACGACGGTCTACTGTTCGGTCGGCACGGTTTCGGGGATGAAATCGACGTAGAACCAGATGTTATCGACATATTCGACCTGCTCTGTTGCGGGGTTCCACCGCGAGAGTGTGAGGTTGAACAGCTCCTCGCCGTAGCCGAAACTGTCCGGTGAGACGGTGTACCACGCGGTGTAGGAGTTGCCATCGTTCACTATCACCCAGTCGGTACAGCTTTCTGCGTAGGTATCGGTCGCCAAGCAGAGGAAGTAGTAGTCGTAGCCAGGGTCAGCGTCGAACTCGTAGATGATGAAAAAGCCTTCAGACGAATGGACGTACGGCACGCCGTCTGTGCGCGTCGTGAACCCATCGCCATCGTGGACGAGCGCGTCACCCGAGAGCCACACCGTGAGGTGGTGACTTTGGTAGATGAACAGAACGTCATCATCCTGAGCGGCGACCGGAGCCACCACGACGCTGAGTGCCATTCCAACGACCAGTACACCCATCAGCGGACGATACAGTCGTCTCACCGCCCCTCGA from Haladaptatus sp. ZSTT2 encodes:
- a CDS encoding ATP-dependent DNA helicase; amino-acid sequence: MDVADLTGVPEWFPGHLQDAGIESLYPPQGEAVEAGITDGQSIVASVPTASGKTLIAQLGMLASVERGGKALYIVPLRALASEKKAEFEQFEQYGLTVGVSTGNYESDGEWLGKCDIIVATSEKVDSLVRNGAPWIDDLSCAVADEVHLVDDRSRGPTLEVTLAKLRQRNLGLQTVALSATVGNPEDIAEWLDATLIDSDWRPIELQKGVHYGQALHLEDGTQRSLPVKNGEKPTAAIVKDTLADEGSTLVFVNSRRNAEAAARRLAGAVEDFLSAEERRKLAVLAKEIRDISDTETSDNLADAVKKGAAFHHAGLTTEHRTAVEDAFRDRLIKVVSATPTLAAGVNTPSRRVIVRDWRRYDGTLGGMKPLSVLEVHQMCGRAGRPGLDPHGEAVLLANSHDELDELFDRYIWTGPENVRSKLAAEPAMRTHILATVASGFADSRQGLLDFLDQTLYATQTTEQGRIEQVLDNVLDYLEVNGFLEREGDDMFATSIGHTVSRLYLDPMSAAEIIDGLRATDERPTAFGLYHLVSRTPNMYQLYLRSGDREQYTEECYKREREYLGRVPSEFDAGPFEDWLAAHKTARMMEDWASEEDEDRITDRYGIGPGDIRGKVETADWLLGAAERLAGELDLQWAPAIREARKRVQYGVGEELLDLAGVRGVGRKRARRLYEAGITTRAELRNADKAVVLGALRGRRKTAENILENAGRQDASMSGVDPDAEAKARVTRATGGEEPTDTEEDQATFGDF
- the cgi121 gene encoding KEOPS complex subunit Cgi121: MRVVEGTATIDDITEFVTSLQAIGAETGCTIQAFDARYVVSEAHLRRAVELADRAFARGENVADDRAVEILLYVAARRQINQALEVGANEGECDLVVLVVEDGAGDEAAAAREVETLLTESATLGRYDEALVCDLFDIGDTERAASGAPLEALVLERVALLDVSK
- a CDS encoding oxidoreductase: MPSLHDPVALGGVTLPNRLYRAPLLECAGNGPDAPAILRRKLEPAAASGVGLIFQGATIVRGEGGCAAPGMTRVHDPAFVSELTEVTDAIHDHGSHIFIQLEHGGLRSMETWHAGYRLEHPNLTQLAVSRPPRFLRALDRLGVFSYTPHILSTDEVYDLAADFGRAAGHAVDAGYDGIHLAGANMGIIQQFLSPYYNRRTDEFADGFRFLEAVYDEIRTHAGDVPLVTKIPAETAAPWFVRRKLSVEDGIELAKRAANLGFDALVPVEVSTFWDMSIVRGRFPARAWHLEQLESGYEEAFGGRVRARSVEMGNRLQARRFSDAEGWNESFCRTVRAAVDVPVLMEGGVRTRPQIDRLLLSGACDMAGMARPFYAEPRLAARLLADAESAVVCASCNNCTIPQVTGADGVCRTPSVLRRRGEFERAGAYDPK
- a CDS encoding alpha/beta fold hydrolase — its product is MSSSEPTSQRVSLPVEDERVSVRYFEAGEGPPVVLLHGIGLDAATVSWRHTIPALAETHRVYALDFPGHGESEKPRRCYTTAYYREVLSAFLDELDIDAPTLVGISMGGAVALGHALEEAVEKLVLVDSHGLGRDAPWRLPASMALWTPGFGPLWWAGTTSTHLSVRESLRGFTTNRSSEFVNDVFDAASDPAVGETLSSWQRSEFLFNGFLTNYVDELAEVDVPTLVVHGEDDPLFPVRWSVRAAEEIQESTLSVFEDCGHWPPRERPAAFNEVIRAFLTPETEVVQA
- a CDS encoding MaoC family dehydratase; the protein is MSSEPRHQSLAETWMKTSTRLFNSAIEANRATLAAFGVPTVPTNGTTTVPETEDVHALAGVDLEGWDVEVTADHRDALDIGDKVRFTKTISENDVIEFARASGDTNRLHLDEPYAEKTRFKGRIVHGTLAAGLISAALARLPGLVIYLSQDVEFRNPVRIGDRITAEVEIVEDLGDYRYRLSTIVTDGDDTIVDGEAVVLLDKRPDA
- a CDS encoding AbrB/MazE/SpoVT family DNA-binding domain-containing protein, which produces MTENDEMMWTPAQFARQFQQASQQALDQQQDYVQSMLGASTGSGLSGLSQLGAMSMGMATFKTRVQSGGRISIPDAEREALDIQEGDIVQTVVIPVKRNRED
- a CDS encoding poly(R)-hydroxyalkanoic acid synthase subunit PhaE — its product is MSNMSQNDMQAQWSQFVEQWNESVARSFEQNMEAQSAFMDAWADAFEGSVPDEEQLNQGMKGYTRAYEVWMDAAERMMTRAGDVAEGEDVDMTEFRDIWLQSANKAFKEVMSTSAFAAGTGQFVETMMEARKQADAASEEALQEWGFATRSDVMEVGERLVELERRQQRVEEKLDQLLEEN